Proteins encoded by one window of Brienomyrus brachyistius isolate T26 chromosome 1, BBRACH_0.4, whole genome shotgun sequence:
- the sumo3b gene encoding small ubiquitin-related modifier 3 isoform X1, which produces MSEEKPKEGVKTENDHINLKVAGQDGSVVQFKIKRHTPLSKLMKAYCERQGLSIRQIRFRFDGQPINETDTPAQLEMEDEDTIDVFQQQTGGSC; this is translated from the exons ATGTCTGAAGAGAAGCCAAAG GAAGGTGTGAAGACTGAGAATGACCACATCAACCTGAAGGTGGCTGGTCAGGATGGCTCAGTGGTCCAGTTCAAGATTAAAAGACACACTCCTCTCAGCAAATTAATGAAAGCATACTGCGAAAGACAG GGTTTGTCAATTAGACAAATTAGGTTTAGGTTTGATGGGCAGCCAATCAATGAGACGGACACACCTGCACAG CTGGAGATGGAAGATGAGGACACGATTGATGTATTTCAACAGCAGACTGGAGGCTCCTGCTAA
- the sumo3b gene encoding small ubiquitin-related modifier 3 isoform X2, translating to MEGVKTENDHINLKVAGQDGSVVQFKIKRHTPLSKLMKAYCERQGLSIRQIRFRFDGQPINETDTPAQLEMEDEDTIDVFQQQTGGSC from the exons ATG GAAGGTGTGAAGACTGAGAATGACCACATCAACCTGAAGGTGGCTGGTCAGGATGGCTCAGTGGTCCAGTTCAAGATTAAAAGACACACTCCTCTCAGCAAATTAATGAAAGCATACTGCGAAAGACAG GGTTTGTCAATTAGACAAATTAGGTTTAGGTTTGATGGGCAGCCAATCAATGAGACGGACACACCTGCACAG CTGGAGATGGAAGATGAGGACACGATTGATGTATTTCAACAGCAGACTGGAGGCTCCTGCTAA
- the LOC125742140 gene encoding pituitary tumor-transforming gene 1 protein-interacting protein-like → MVELRYFLPVLLVFGVLVILPRTAVAYTDCSTLSNKTCEECLRNLSCLWCQSTQICVYYPVQTILPPQSLCPLDLARWGSCWVNFQTLIITISVVAAVIIIAIFICCFCCCKCENIGTKRFENKMDRQAEKRKVQQEERKAEMKTRHEEIRKKYGLTKANPYARFENS, encoded by the exons ATGGTAGAGCTACGCTATTTTCTGCCTGTTTTACTTGTCTTCGGCGTGTTGGTGATTTTACCGCGGACTGCTGTAGCATACACAG ACTGCAGCACACTGTCAAACAAAACCTGTGAGGAGTGTCTGCGCAATCTGAGT TGCTTGTGGTGCCAGTCAACACAGATATGCGTCTATTACCCGGTGCAGACTATTCTGCCCCCGCAATCTCTGTGCCCACTGGATTTAGCTCGATGGGGGTCATGCTGGG TGAACTTTCAGACTCTGATCATCACGATTTCTGTAGTTGCTGCTGTCATTATCATCGCGATTTTTATCTGTTGCTTCTGCTGCTGCAAATGTGAGAATATTGG CACGAAGAGGTTTGAGAATAAGATGGATCGCCAGGCTGAAAAAAGGAAGGTTCAACAGGAGGAGAG GAAAGCTGAGATGAAGACGAGGCATGAGGAAATCAGGAAGAAATATG GTCTCACAAAGGCAAACCCTTACGCTAGATTTGAGAACAGCTAA